The window AAACATGACTTAATACAGAAAAAAGTAAACAACCCCTAAATTTGGAAATGATAAGTATGGTTgatacctttttaaattaatatagatATATAAGCATGAATGGTTGCCTTTATgtaatctttataattattatgattattatgattatgcttATGATGCTACATGGATGTTAAATCCACAAACCTTTTACTTACAGAGTAGACACATAGGCCGAGTTTAGTTGCAGTAAACTTATCATATTTTCCGCCGAAATCGTAAGTGTTCGGAAAATGATTAATCATTAACTTAAAAAATGAAGGAAATTTTGTTACAACCTAATGTGATCTCTAAAATTTAGTAATGAAAAACTTATGTAAGAACTGATGGTTACAGGATGATATTCGAAGGGAGGCGCAAACAATGAGTCTGATAGATCACCCGAATGTGATACGCGCGTTTTGTTCATTTGTCGTTAACCAAAATCTTTGGGTCGTTATGCCATTTATGGCTGAAGGTTCATGTTTACATCTCATGAAAACAGCATATCCAGACGGGTTCGAAGAATCTGCGATCGCTTCGATTCTCAAAGAGACTCTTAAAGCATTAGAGTATTTGCATCGACATGGACACATACACCGTGATGTTAAGGTCGTGTTTTTACAAATTGTTTATTAATTCAGTTTTTGTTAGTTAAATTGTTGTTTGTTTCCTCAACGTTATTTTTTGATTCAGGCTGGAAATATTCTTCTTGACACAAGTGGAGTTATAAAGCTAGGTGACTTTGGTGTGTCGGCTTGTATGTTTGATAGAGGTGATAGACAACGTTCTCGAAATACATTTGTCGGAACTCCTTGCTGGTTAGTATATcatctttgaccgactttgaccaactttgacctggCTGTTTATTGTTGTTTATGACTTAATTTCTGTTACCGATTTCAGGATGGCACCAGAGGTGTTGCAGCCAGGAAGTGGATATGATTTCAAGTGAGTAAAATGGTGTCTCTAATGATCATTATTTATGGTGAAATTATGGATTTATTATTAGTAGTTTGTACAAATAATTGCATATTGTTAGTTAGTATAATGGCGTAATCATCTTTTATAGGGCTGACATTTGGTCATTTGGAATTACTGCTTTGGAGTTGGCTCATGGTCATGCTCCTTTCTCAAAGTACCCTCCAATGAAGGTTGGTATTCTATAAAGTAAACGTGCATTAGAGTGTTGTACGGTACAATTCTAAAAAGCACATTTGGTAGTGTACAGATCATCATATGCTAGTTCATACTTTTCAAGTTTCTAACTTTTTTAAGATAATATAATAATGAGTGTTattatactttattatttatttattttttctttcttcTATGCTATGTATTTGTATTGTAGGTACTCTTGATGACCATACAAAATGCACCACCTGGACTTGATTACGATCGGGATAAACGATTTTCTAAGGTATCAATTTCTTCTTATTTGTTTTGCGTTTGTATCTTTTTACTTTGATAACTGATAAAAAAAGTTAGCTGTTATCAGTCTTTTAAAGAATTGGTTGCAATGTGCTTGGTGAAAGATCAAACAAAAAGGCCGACCGCTGAAAAGTTGTTAAAACATTCATTTTTCAAGCAAGCTAAACCACCTGAAATTTCCGTTAAGAAACTTTTTACCGATTTACCGCCACTGTGGCAACGTGTAAAAGCTCTACAGGTGATTTTTATCCTAATTTTACGGGTTGTAATTTTTTTGTTTCTCTCTTTCTACTTATTTGATATGTAATTCAAAATATTGGCTTCGCAGATTAAAGATGCTGCCCAATTAGCTCTCAAGAAAATGCCTTCAGCTGAACAAGAAGCCATATCTATGGTTAGATCCACTGTTCTATAACAgtcgttaactatatatatatatacatacacacacacacacatatataatataatataatatatatatatatatatatatatcattatatatatatatatatatatatatatatatatatatatatcgtttcttcTTTATGATGTATACAGAGCGAGTACCAGCGAGGTGTTAGTGCCTGGAACTTTGACATTCAAGATTTAAAATTCAAAGCGTCCTTGGTATAATTATTACTTTTTAATACTCATTATCGTTAACGTTCGGCGTCTATATAACTTTGAAATTTATATGTTTGACTCTATAATTGATTGCAGGTGCAAGATGATGACGAAATTCAAGACATCATGGAAGACAATGTAAATTCAACTTCATACGTCAATAATGTAACTTTATTTTCAAAATATTATGCTACATTTTTTAACATGTATATTGAAACTACGCCTTCATATTCACGTAAACAATTAGAATGTAGGTAAGATATTGTTCTCTGCTGCAGGATGCACCCGATTCAAAAGCTACTACTGATGAACGATGTTCTACAAGTGAGATTGTTAGTAGGTCAGTCATTATAACAAGATTTTTCTTTAGTTAATGCCGTTTTCTTTCTATTaaccgtttatttttaaatttgTCAGTGACGAAATAATCGTGTCCGAAAGTGTGATCGATAAGGGAAATACTACAGAACGTAATCAACCAGATGACAATAAAGTTAACGTTGCTGTAGAAACAAATACAACAAAACAGGACCAACTACCATCAACATCAGATAAAGATGCCAAAACCAGAATTCTAACAGCAAAAAATCGCCAAACGCAAAGTGGGCCCCTTGTGGTCTTAAATCATTCAAAGTCTGAAAGAACTCAGAATGTAGAAAGGTTTCATCTTTTTTTAttttcttccttttttttttttttttcttcttattccgTATAATATTATTATCCTAATttgttccattttttttttgtCGGGTACGAAAATGAAAGCTCACAAGCAGTTGATAAAGCTTATAAACAATTAAGACAAGCTCCCAGCTTTAGCGGTCCGTTAAACCTTCCAAACCGAGCTTCCGGAAACAGTTTATCAGCTCCCATAAAACCAACTGGAGGTATCGTTCATTTTGACCTTTTACATAATATGAACGTCAGGTAAATCCAAAAAGACAAAAAAAATAAACGAGAAGACTTGCTTATAATTTGATATCAACAGGTTTTCGGGATTCATTAGATGACAAGTCAAAAGCAAATTTGGTACAAATAAAAGGACGATTCTCTGTGACATCTGAAGACTTCGATCTTGTAAAGGTACGGTGCATTGACATTTTATTGGTCTACAAATTTTACGATTCTGACGTATATATTTACTTCAGGATATTCCGTTATATACGGTGCCCAAACGGTCATCACAGGTACGAATCACAAATCCAAACATGCAATGATCAACAAACGATTAATATTATGtgcaatatttatttaaatattttgtcgtGTAAATTAGGAGTCACTGAGGAAGTCTGCAAGTGTAGGCGACTGGGTATTCGATTCAAATAAAATGGTTTGTAGCTtactcaaatttttttttttt of the Rutidosis leptorrhynchoides isolate AG116_Rl617_1_P2 chromosome 5, CSIRO_AGI_Rlap_v1, whole genome shotgun sequence genome contains:
- the LOC139850104 gene encoding serine/threonine-protein kinase BLUS1-like; this encodes MGGGQKTFTTNPTDYNLLEEIGYGASATVYRAIYLPSNDVVAVKCLDLERINSNLDDIRREAQTMSLIDHPNVIRAFCSFVVNQNLWVVMPFMAEGSCLHLMKTAYPDGFEESAIASILKETLKALEYLHRHGHIHRDVKAGNILLDTSGVIKLGDFGVSACMFDRGDRQRSRNTFVGTPCWMAPEVLQPGSGYDFKADIWSFGITALELAHGHAPFSKYPPMKVLLMTIQNAPPGLDYDRDKRFSKSFKELVAMCLVKDQTKRPTAEKLLKHSFFKQAKPPEISVKKLFTDLPPLWQRVKALQIKDAAQLALKKMPSAEQEAISMSEYQRGVSAWNFDIQDLKFKASLVQDDDEIQDIMEDNVNSTSYVNNVTLFSKYYATFFNMYIETTPSYSRKQLECSDEIIVSESVIDKGNTTERNQPDDNKVNVAVETNTTKQDQLPSTSDKDAKTRILTAKNRQTQSGPLVVLNHSKSERTQNVESSQAVDKAYKQLRQAPSFSGPLNLPNRASGNSLSAPIKPTGGFRDSLDDKSKANLVQIKGRFSVTSEDFDLVKDIPLYTVPKRSSQESLRKSASVGDWVFDSNKMPIPREINSSSVNSNLPASMLMPHLQNLFQQTSIQQDLILNLLNSLQQNEVAEVSQNGKLPPLPRSSENNGSVEVSDRERVLLTKVSELQSRLTSLTEELTAEKLKYVQLQQQVDAVTSRQDGQKGETDA